A window of Nocardia arthritidis genomic DNA:
ACAAATCGCCTGGTCAAGGCCATATTTGAGCTTCAGCCCGCCGCCTGCCAGCCCTGCGCGGCGCGCAGCCGGGCGAGGGCGGTCTCGCGTCCGAGCAACTCCATCGACTCGTACAGCGGCGGGCTGATGTGCGATCCGGTTACCGCGACGCGCACGGGCGCGAAGGCCTTGCGCGGTTTGAGGCCCAGTTCGTCGATGAGCGCGGTTTTGAGCGCTTCCTCGATTGCGGCTGTCGTCCACTGCGGCAACGGCTCCAGCGCGGTAATAGCGGCCCGCAATACCGGTTCGGCTTCGGATCCCAGATTCTTCGCACCCGCCGCCGGATCAATTGCGAACTCGTCCGCGGGCGCAAACAGGAATCGCAGCAGATCCCATGCGTCGGCCAGTACCACGATCCTGGTCTGCACCAGTTCCGCGGCCGCGGCGAACATCTTGTCGTCGATTTCCGCGCCGATGTGTCCGTGTTCGGTGAGGTACTCACGCAAGCGGTGCGCGAAATCACCCGGCTCCAGCAACCGGATGTGCTCGGCGTTGAGCGCATCCGCCTTCTTCTGATCGAATCGCGCCGGATTCGAATTCACTTTCGAAATGTCGAATGCCTCGACCATCTCGGCCATGGAGAACACATCGTGATCGTCCGAGATGCCCCAACCCAGCAGCGCGAGGTAATTCAGCAAACCTTCGGGAATGAATCCACGATCGCGATGTGCGAACAGATTCGACTCGGGATCGCGTTTGGACAACTTCTTGTTGCCCTGACCCATCACGAACGGAAGATGTCCGAACTCGGGGGTGAACTCGGCAACGCCGATCCGGCGCAACGCGGCATACAGCGCGATTTGTCGCGGAGTCGACGAGAGCAGATCTTCACCGCGCAATACGTGGGTGATCTTCATCATCGCGTCGTCGACCGGGTTGACCAGCGTGTACAGCGGATCACCCGTCCCGCGGGTGAGTGCGAAGTCGGGCACACTGCCCGCCTTGAAAGTCGTTTCGCCGCGCACCAAGTCGTGCCAGATGAGATCTTCGTCGGGCATCCGGAGCCGAATCACCGCGGGGCGACCGGCATCTCGGTACGCCTGGATCTGCTCGGGCGTGAGATTTCGGTCATAGTTGTCGTAACCCAGCTTCGGGTCGCGTCCGGCTTCGCGGTGACGTTGCTCGACTTCCTCTGGCGTGGAGAAGGATTCGTACGCTTCGCCCGCCTCGAGCAGCCTGCGCACGACGTCCCGGTGGATATCGCGCCGCTCCGACTGCCGGTACGGCCCGTACGGCCCGCCGACCTCGGGACCCTCGTCCCAGGTGAGCCCGAGCCAGCGTAGAGCGTCGAGGATCGCGTGGTAGGACTCCTCGGAATCGCGTGCGGCATCGGTGTCTTCGATGCGGAAGACGAACGTGCCGCCGTTGTGGCGGGCGTACGCCCAGTTGAACAGCGCCGTCCGGATCAGGCCGACATGCGGGGTCCCGGTCGGCGACGGGCAGAATCGGACCCGTACTTGTGTCATGGCTCTCTTTCGATCTGGCCTCTTCGAGCGACCTGTGAGCGGTCGCTAACGATGTTTGGCGGCAACAGGATTGGTGAGGGTGCCGATGCCCTCGACGGTCACCGTCACGCGCTGCCCGTCCTTCATCGGACCGACGCCCTCGGGGGTTCCGGTGAGGATCACATCACCGGGCAGCAGCGTCATCACCGTGGTGACCCACTCGATGAGCTTCGGAATGTCGTGCAGCAGAAGCGAAGTGCGGCTGCGCTGGCGCACGTCGCCGTCCAGTTCGGTGACGATCTCCAGATCCGATGGATCCAAGGCTGTTTCGATCCAGGGGCCGAGCGGGCAGAAGGTGTCGTACCCCTTGCCCCTGGTCCACTGGCCGTCGTGGCGCTGCTGGTCGCGCGCGGTGACGTCGTTGGCGACGGTGTATCCGAGCACGACGTCGAGCGCGCGGGCGGCGGGCACATCCTTGCACGGCCTGCCGATGACGATGGCCAGTTCGCCCTCGTAATCGACCTGAGATGAGCTGGGCGGCAGGATGATCGGCGCGTTGGGGCCGATGATCGACGTGCTCGGTTTGAGGAAGATCACCGGATCTTCCGGTGCGGGCCCGCCCATCTCGGCCGCGTGCGCGGCGTAGTTCTTGCCGACGCAGACCACCTTGCTCGCCAGAATCGGGGCGAGCAGGCGAACGTCGGCCAGCGGCCAACTCCGCCCGGTGAATGTCGGCGTACCGAACGGATGTTCCGCGATCTCTTTGGCGATGCTGTCGCTTCCCTCCCCTTCGATGCTGACGAACGCGACCCCATCGGGACTGGCAACTCGACCTAGACGCATGGCTGGCAGTCTATCGACCTGCTCGAACGCGTCCGACCACGCGGTACGCGGGAGCTCGTCCCAGGTGTTGAGAACAACGCGGGCAGCGCGGTCGCGACTTGTCGGCCGGGTGTACGGTGAACCTCGTTGTTCATTCAGTGGGACACGATTCCCAAATAATGAGATATACCGAGGTGATGCCGATGGCTGCCGTGACTCAGCTTCCCGAGGTCCGGCGGTGGGCGATGCTCGGCCTCGGCGTCTTCGCCCAGGCGAGCAGCGCGATATTCGTACACGGCCTCCCGTTCCTGCTGCCCGCGCTGACCGACCGCGGCATGACCCTCGCCACCGCGGGCCTGCTGGTGGCCATGCCGACAGTCGGGCTGGTCTGCACGCTGATCGCATGGGGTTACATCGTCGACCGGATCGGTGAGCGCCGCGTGTTGATCGGCGGGCCGCTGCTGATGTGCGTCGCGGGAGCGGCAGCGGCCGCGACGCACACCGATATCGCCTTGGGCGCACTGCTGTTCGTCGCCGGGGTCGGTGCGGGAAGCACCAACGGGGCCAGCGGTCGGGTGATCGTCGGCTGGTTCCCGCCCCGACAACGCGGGCTGGCCATGGGAATTCGGCAGTCCGCTCAGCCCGCCGGTGTCGCCGTCGGCGCGCTGACGATCCCGTACGTCGCCTCCAATCACGGTGTCGCCGCGGCGATTCTGGTACCGGCGGTAATGGCGGGCGCGGCCGCGCTCGGCTGTCTGATCGGCATCGTCGATCCCCCGCGACCCGCGGGTACAGCGGATAAAGACTTGCGCGCCAACCCCTATCGCGGCGATTCGACGCTGTGGCGCATACACGCCGTTTCGGTACTGCTGGTCGTACCGCAGGGAACGGTGTGGACCTTCGCGCTGCTGTGGCTGCACCGCGACATCGGCTGGTCGCTGCCCGCCGCAGGCCTATTGGTCACCGGCACCCAAATCCTCGGCGCCCTGGGCAGAATCGGCGCCGGAGCGTGGTCGGACCGGGTCGGCAGTCGGCTGGGCCCGCTGCGCACAGTGGCGATCGCGGCCGTGATCTCCATGGCCGCACTGGGTTTCACCGCATGGACGCACTGGTGGTTCGCGGCCGTGCCGCTGCTCGTCGCGGCCTCGGTCATCACCGTTTCGGATAACGGGCTGGCCTTCACCGCGGTCGCCGAAATCGCCGGACCCTACTGGAGCGGACGAGGATTGGGCATTCAGAACACTGGACAAAATCTTGCGGTCGCAGCGGTGCCTCCGCTGTTCGGCGCTCTCATAACTGCGAGTGGCTTTCCGGCTGCCTATCTGATGGCCGCCGCGCTGGCGGCGGTGGCGGTTCCGCTGGTACCGGCCGACAGGCGTACCGAATAGTGGTGCATACCTTATATATTCGGCCACCTCGTCGACGTCGCCCGCACCACCCGAACCAGCCGGGTTTCGGTCACGGTGACGAATAGGGGTGCCCTACTTACGATTTCGTGCCCGTCTCGAATGTCCGAGGCGGGCACGAGGTCCGATCGTGGGATGATCCCACTCACCATTACCCGCTCATCCTTCTCTGAAACCTCTTGGTCCCAACAACTTCCGGCGATCTTGACGCGGCGGGCGCTCCTATCCCCACCATGACAGGCGTCTGAAACCCGTCGTTCCCAACAACTTCCGGATCCACTCAGCCGGGGAACGTTTCACTTCGGTCGCGGTATCCCAATTTGGCGACATTACGTCGCCAATGCGCTAAGATAGCGACAGATCGTCGCCAACGACGGGAGCGAGATGCCGAAGATCGACGCACCGACCATCGCCGAGCATCGCGCGAATCAGGAGAACGCCCTACTCGCGGCGGCCCGCGCACTGCTGCTTTCCGAAGGGCCGCACGGGGTTACCCCCGCCGCGGTCGGTGCGGCCGCCGGGCTCGCCCGCAGCAGCGTCTACAAATATTTCCGCTCCGGCGACGAGATCTTGACGAGAATCGTCGCCGACTCCTTCGCCGAGTGGGGCGCGCAGGTGCGCGATACCGTCGAACGGGCGGAGACGGCGGCGGGCCGGATCGAGGCATATGTCCGAACGACTTTGGCGCTGGCCGCGGCGGGTGACCATCGCATCGCCGTGCTCGGCGGCGGACTGCCCCGCGACGAGGAGAGCCGCGCCCAACTCGCGAACGCCCACCACGATTTGGCCGCCCCCCTGCGCTCGGCCCTCACCGAACTCGGCGTCTCCGACCCCGAACTCACCGCCATGCTCATCGACGGCGCCCTCGCCCGCGCCATCGACCTGCTCGACGCCGGCCACCCGTCCGCCGAAATCGTTCCGAAGACAGTCGGTTTCATCCAACGCGCGGTCGGCATCACACATCACCGCCACCGCCCCCGCCCGCGCACCCATAAAGAATAAGGAACGACCCACACGATGTTCACGGTCATCAACGAGCTCACCGTCGCACCGGAGAATCGGGACACCTTCGAACGCAACTTCACCGCCAGCCTGCGCGGCACCCTCCCCGGTGTCCCCGGCCTGCGCGTCGCCCGTCTACTCGCCCCACAGGAACCGGACCGGCCTTACCTGTCCATCCTCGAATTCATCGACGAGCCCGCGTATTCCGCCTACCGTGCCTCCGCCGCCTTCCACGCCGCACACGCCTGGCCCGACCACGCCCCCATCGACGGCGCCCGCGTCACCACCTACCGCACTACGGCCACTGTCACCGAATCCCACAGCGCCGACTGAGCTTACAGCGAGCGGAAGCGGCACCGGGGCCGTCGCATGCGGCACGCGATCACGACCAGGAGCGCGGCCGCTTCAGGTTTCAGAACTCGAGCAGGTCGCCCCGGATCGAAGCTCACCTGGATCGGAACATCGGCATCGATTTCGGCGGTGAACGTCGCACCCTCGCCCACAACAGGTTCCGCGCGGTGCCCATCCGACATGCGCAAAGCTGCTTACACATGCTATCGGAGTCGGCACTGGCTACACCGAGAACGTCCGGGTCTGGGGCCTGCGTGCCGGATCGGTACGCAGGCCCGACTCGTACTAGAGGACGGCGGCGATGCGGGCGCCGATTTCGGAGGTGGACGACGGGCCGGTGCGGGTGGCGAGGTCCTTGGCTACCGCGGATTCGATGCGGGCGGCGGCCTCGGTGTTGCCGAGGTGGTTGAGCAGCAGGGCCACCGAGAGGATCGCGGCGGTGGGGTCGGCCTTGGCCTGGCCCGCGATATCGGGTGCGCTGCCGTGCACCGGCTCGAACATGCTCGGGTTGACGCCGGAGGCATCGATATTGCCGCTGGCGGCGAGGCCGATGCCGCCGCTCACCGCGGCCGCCAGGTCGGTGATGATGTCGCCGAACAGATTGTCGGTGACGATGACGTCGAACCGGCCGGGATCGGTGACCATGTGGATGGTCGCGGCGTCGATGTGCTGGTAAGCCGTTGTGACATCCGGGAATTCGGCCCCAACCTCGTCGACGGTGCGCTGCCACAGCGAACCGGCGAAGGTGAGCACGTTGGTCTTGTGCACCAGGGTGAGGTGCTTGCGGCGGGCCTGCGCCTTGGCGAAGGCGTAGCGCACCACCCGCTCGATGCCGAACCGGGTATTGGTGCTGACCTCGGTGGCCACCTCGTGCGGGGTCTCCACCCGGATCGCACCGCCGGTTCCGGTGTACGGGCCCTCGGTGCCCTCGCGCACCACCACGAAATCGATATCCGGATTGCCGGACAGCGGGCTGGTCACTCCGGGAAACAGTTTGGACGGCCGCAGGTTCACGTGGTGGTCCAGCGCGAAACGGGTGCGCAGCAGCAGGCCGCGCTCGAGCACGCCGCTCGGCACCGACGGATCGCCGATCGCGCCGAGCAGGATCGCATCGTGCTGCTTCAGCTCGGGCAGCACCGAATCGGGCAGGATCTCACCGGTGCGGTGGTAGCGCTTGGCGCCCAGGTCGTATTCGGTCTTCTCGACACCGGGTACCACCGCGTCGAGCACCCCGAGCGCCTCCGCGATGACCTCCGGGCCGATTCCGTCGCCGGGGATGACTGCAAGCTTCATGGCACAGGGCTCCGTTCAGTTTCACTGGCCGCGGATCGCCGATTCGGCTTCCGAGCGGCCGGACCGCAAGCACCGCAACATTAACCGGTGCCCGCTCCGACCTGGCCACCAGGGCGACCAGCTCCCACATCATGGGATGGACGGCCCACTTGCCGATACGACTCGCGCGGAGCCCGACCGCTCGCCGGACTCCGCGCGGGCCTAAGAGATCAGGAGAGGTCGACCAGCACCACCTTGGCCGCGCCGACCGCATCGGCGATGGCGGCCTGCACATCGGCGGGCACCTCACGGTTCACCCGCAGGATCACCGTGGCGCCCTGCTTGTCGACGTCCTGGCTGAGCTGCGCGGCCAGGATGTCGATCTCGGATTCGCCGAGCTTGGTGGCGATCCGACCGAGCGCGCCCGGCTTGTCCGAGTAGTTCAGCACGCCCAGGTTCAGGCCCTCGGCCCGCATGTCGTAGTTGCGGCCGTTGATGTTGACGATCTTCTGCACCTGCTGCGGCTCGGTCAGCGTGCCGGCCACATTCAGGGTGCGGCCGTCGCCGAACACCGCGCGCAGGTCGACCAGGCTGCGGTGGCTCGGGCTCTCGGTGATCGTGGTGACCTGCGCGGTGATACCGCGATCCCGGGCCAGCGTCGGCGCGTTGACGAAGGTGACCTGATCTTCCACCAGCGCCGAGAAGATGCCGCGCAGCGCCGAAAGTTCCAGCACCGCAACGTCTTGCGCAGCCAGCTCACCGCGCACCTGCACCTCGATGCTCACCGGCAGCTCGTTGGACACCGCACCGAGCAGGGCGCCCTGCTTGCGCACGATGTCGAGCCACGGCGCGACATCCTCGTTCACCGCGCCGCCGGTGACGTTCACCGCACCGGGCACGAATTCACCTGCCAGCGCGAGCAATACGGACTTCGCGACATCGGTGCCCGCCCGGTCCTGTGCCTCCGCGGTGGACGCGCCGAGGTGCGGGGTGACGACGACCTGCGGCAGCTCGAACAGCGGGCTGTCGGTGCACGGCTCGGTCTCGAAGACGTCGATGCCCGCGGCCCGGACGTGACCCGACTTGATCGCATCGGCCAGCGCGGACTCGTCGATCAGGCCGCCACGCGCGGCGTTGACGATGATGACGCCCGGCTTGGTGAGCGCCAGCTTCTCCTTGCTGAGCAGGCCCTTGGTCTCGGGGGTCTTGGGCAGGTGCACCGAAATGAAGTCGGCGCGCTGCAGCACCTCGTCCAGGCTCAGCAGTTCGATGCCGAGCTGGGCGGCGCGCGCGGGCGAGACGTAGGGGTCGTACGCGACGATCTTGGTTTCGAAGGCGGCCAGGCGCGCGGCGAACAGCTGGCCGATGCGGCCGAGGCCGATCACGCCGACGGTCTTGCCGAAGATCTCGACACCGTTGAACTTGCTGCGCTGCCAGGTGTGTTCGCGCAGGGTGGCGTCGGCGGCCGGGATCTGGCGGGCGGCCGCGAGCAGCAGCGTGACGGCGTGCTCGGCCGCGGTGTGGATATTCGAGGTCGGCGCGTTGACCACCATGACGCCGCGCTCGGTGGCCGCCGGCACGTCGACATTGTCGAGGCCGACGCCGGCGCGCGCGACGATCTTCAGGTTCTTGCCCGCCTCCAGGACCTCGGCGTCCACCGTGGTCGCCGAGCGCACCAGCAGTGCGTCGGCCTCGGGGACAGCGGCGAGCAGCGCCGGGCGGTCGGGCCCGTCGACCCACCGAACCTCGACACCGTCACCGAGCGCGTCGACGGTCGACTGGGCGAGCTTGTCGGCGATCAGAACAACAGGACGACCTGCTTGGCTCACTGTGCGGTACTCCTGGGGAAATGGGGTCGGCAATTACCGCCGCCCAGCTTAGTTGGCCCGTTTTCATCGTCGTTTCCGCCCTGGTTGGCGGCCGTCGTCAATTTCAAGGGTTCGCAAAAATATGATGACCGGTCTATAGTTTCGAGCCATGGGAGCGAAGGGCGACGAGACGCGGGGCAAACTGATCCAGGCCACCCGCGCACTCGTCGAGGAACAGGGCTACTACGGCGCCGGACTCAACCGCATCATCGAAACCAGCGGTGCGCCACGCGGATCCGTCTACTTCCACTTCCCCGGCGGCAAGGACGAACTCGTCGCCGAGGCGATCAAACTGTCCGGCACCGAGATCGCGACGCTCATCGATTCCGTCCCGCTGGCCGATGCCGCCGACGCGGCGGAGAAGCTGCTCACCGCATTCGGCGACCGGCTGGCCGCATCCGGCTGGCGCAGCGGCTGCCCGGTGGCGACCGTCGCGCTGGAGGTTTCCGCCGACAACGACGCCATCCAGGCGGAATGCGCTGCCGCGTATACGGCTTGGGAGCAGGCCCTCCGAATCCGGTTGCGCGGCGCGGGGCGCGCCGATGCCGACGACCTCGCCGCATCGATCCTGGCGCTGATCGAGGGCGCACTGCTGCTGGCCCGGTCGCGGCGCAGCAGGGAGCCGCTGGAGCGGGTGGCCCGAACCATTCGAACCCTTATCGGTAACTGAACCAATTGCCTTGCCAGGCAAGGTTTTTCGCAGGTCTATAAAATATGTAGACCAGTCCATTTAGGAGATGGGATGTCCGATAGCATCGTCTTCGGAGCCGCCGGATTCATCGGGCGCGCCGTTGTCGCCGAGCTGCTCACCAAAGGTCACGCGGTAATCGCCGCCCTGCGGCCAGGAACGCAGCGACGGCTCGTCGAATACCTCGAAGCACGCGACGTGCCGCGCGACGAATTGACCATTACCCCTTGCGATATCGTCGCGCCGGACCTCGGTCTGCCGGACGGGCTCGACATCGGCGGCATCCGCGACGTATATAACTGCGCCGCCCGCTACGCCTTCGGGCTGGCGCACGACGACGCCCATGCGGTCAACGTCACCGGTGCGGTGAACGTACTGGATTGGGCCGCAGGGCTATCCGGACTGCGGCGGGTGGTCCACATCACCGGATATCGCGCCGCGAGCGAGGCCCAGCCGACCACCGGCCCGCTGGGAGCGTACGAGTCGACGAAGCTGGCGGCCGACCCCCTGGTGCGCGAAACCGCCGCACGGCACGGCATTCCGCTGACGGTCGCGAATCCGAGCGCCGTGCTCGGGCCCGGTCAGTACATCGGGCTGACCGAT
This region includes:
- the gltX gene encoding glutamate--tRNA ligase, whose protein sequence is MTQVRVRFCPSPTGTPHVGLIRTALFNWAYARHNGGTFVFRIEDTDAARDSEESYHAILDALRWLGLTWDEGPEVGGPYGPYRQSERRDIHRDVVRRLLEAGEAYESFSTPEEVEQRHREAGRDPKLGYDNYDRNLTPEQIQAYRDAGRPAVIRLRMPDEDLIWHDLVRGETTFKAGSVPDFALTRGTGDPLYTLVNPVDDAMMKITHVLRGEDLLSSTPRQIALYAALRRIGVAEFTPEFGHLPFVMGQGNKKLSKRDPESNLFAHRDRGFIPEGLLNYLALLGWGISDDHDVFSMAEMVEAFDISKVNSNPARFDQKKADALNAEHIRLLEPGDFAHRLREYLTEHGHIGAEIDDKMFAAAAELVQTRIVVLADAWDLLRFLFAPADEFAIDPAAGAKNLGSEAEPVLRAAITALEPLPQWTTAAIEEALKTALIDELGLKPRKAFAPVRVAVTGSHISPPLYESMELLGRETALARLRAAQGWQAAG
- a CDS encoding fumarylacetoacetate hydrolase family protein: MRLGRVASPDGVAFVSIEGEGSDSIAKEIAEHPFGTPTFTGRSWPLADVRLLAPILASKVVCVGKNYAAHAAEMGGPAPEDPVIFLKPSTSIIGPNAPIILPPSSSQVDYEGELAIVIGRPCKDVPAARALDVVLGYTVANDVTARDQQRHDGQWTRGKGYDTFCPLGPWIETALDPSDLEIVTELDGDVRQRSRTSLLLHDIPKLIEWVTTVMTLLPGDVILTGTPEGVGPMKDGQRVTVTVEGIGTLTNPVAAKHR
- a CDS encoding MFS transporter — encoded protein: MAAVTQLPEVRRWAMLGLGVFAQASSAIFVHGLPFLLPALTDRGMTLATAGLLVAMPTVGLVCTLIAWGYIVDRIGERRVLIGGPLLMCVAGAAAAATHTDIALGALLFVAGVGAGSTNGASGRVIVGWFPPRQRGLAMGIRQSAQPAGVAVGALTIPYVASNHGVAAAILVPAVMAGAAALGCLIGIVDPPRPAGTADKDLRANPYRGDSTLWRIHAVSVLLVVPQGTVWTFALLWLHRDIGWSLPAAGLLVTGTQILGALGRIGAGAWSDRVGSRLGPLRTVAIAAVISMAALGFTAWTHWWFAAVPLLVAASVITVSDNGLAFTAVAEIAGPYWSGRGLGIQNTGQNLAVAAVPPLFGALITASGFPAAYLMAAALAAVAVPLVPADRRTE
- a CDS encoding TetR/AcrR family transcriptional regulator, producing MPKIDAPTIAEHRANQENALLAAARALLLSEGPHGVTPAAVGAAAGLARSSVYKYFRSGDEILTRIVADSFAEWGAQVRDTVERAETAAGRIEAYVRTTLALAAAGDHRIAVLGGGLPRDEESRAQLANAHHDLAAPLRSALTELGVSDPELTAMLIDGALARAIDLLDAGHPSAEIVPKTVGFIQRAVGITHHRHRPRPRTHKE
- a CDS encoding antibiotic biosynthesis monooxygenase; the protein is MFTVINELTVAPENRDTFERNFTASLRGTLPGVPGLRVARLLAPQEPDRPYLSILEFIDEPAYSAYRASAAFHAAHAWPDHAPIDGARVTTYRTTATVTESHSAD
- a CDS encoding 3-isopropylmalate dehydrogenase encodes the protein MKLAVIPGDGIGPEVIAEALGVLDAVVPGVEKTEYDLGAKRYHRTGEILPDSVLPELKQHDAILLGAIGDPSVPSGVLERGLLLRTRFALDHHVNLRPSKLFPGVTSPLSGNPDIDFVVVREGTEGPYTGTGGAIRVETPHEVATEVSTNTRFGIERVVRYAFAKAQARRKHLTLVHKTNVLTFAGSLWQRTVDEVGAEFPDVTTAYQHIDAATIHMVTDPGRFDVIVTDNLFGDIITDLAAAVSGGIGLAASGNIDASGVNPSMFEPVHGSAPDIAGQAKADPTAAILSVALLLNHLGNTEAAARIESAVAKDLATRTGPSSTSEIGARIAAVL
- the serA gene encoding phosphoglycerate dehydrogenase, with product MSQAGRPVVLIADKLAQSTVDALGDGVEVRWVDGPDRPALLAAVPEADALLVRSATTVDAEVLEAGKNLKIVARAGVGLDNVDVPAATERGVMVVNAPTSNIHTAAEHAVTLLLAAARQIPAADATLREHTWQRSKFNGVEIFGKTVGVIGLGRIGQLFAARLAAFETKIVAYDPYVSPARAAQLGIELLSLDEVLQRADFISVHLPKTPETKGLLSKEKLALTKPGVIIVNAARGGLIDESALADAIKSGHVRAAGIDVFETEPCTDSPLFELPQVVVTPHLGASTAEAQDRAGTDVAKSVLLALAGEFVPGAVNVTGGAVNEDVAPWLDIVRKQGALLGAVSNELPVSIEVQVRGELAAQDVAVLELSALRGIFSALVEDQVTFVNAPTLARDRGITAQVTTITESPSHRSLVDLRAVFGDGRTLNVAGTLTEPQQVQKIVNINGRNYDMRAEGLNLGVLNYSDKPGALGRIATKLGESEIDILAAQLSQDVDKQGATVILRVNREVPADVQAAIADAVGAAKVVLVDLS
- a CDS encoding TetR/AcrR family transcriptional regulator, with translation MGAKGDETRGKLIQATRALVEEQGYYGAGLNRIIETSGAPRGSVYFHFPGGKDELVAEAIKLSGTEIATLIDSVPLADAADAAEKLLTAFGDRLAASGWRSGCPVATVALEVSADNDAIQAECAAAYTAWEQALRIRLRGAGRADADDLAASILALIEGALLLARSRRSREPLERVARTIRTLIGN